One Brachyspira suanatina DNA segment encodes these proteins:
- a CDS encoding UDP-N-acetylmuramoyl-tripeptide--D-alanyl-D-alanine ligase, whose amino-acid sequence MGNTLLKDIIAVTKELNSKCSKNIEDLNLELEISTDSRDNFGESKLFLAIKGEKFDGNKFALETYNKGCRYFILSDASIKLPDDAVVFYADDTILFFIKLAREYRRRFNIPVISITGSCGKTTTKELTHLFLSTKYKALKTEGNLNNEIGVPKTIFNLDNSYEIAVIEAGMNHKNELLRISEAIEANTVIINNVEPVHIAHLGSIENIALAKSELFNHTRENANAVINKNTNCFDILKKEASRNNIKNIIEADIKEIIKKDDNTFEYKGITFKHNLIGDFNLHNVLSALKAAELYNVDLQKCADILITYESQKNRMQIINIKGCNVINDCYNSNPAALKNMIKFLSQRRESKKIAVIGDMLETETENSSYHKDIGKIINELKNIDTVIAVGKHSKDIYDTVNCEKYYFENAQSAVDKVKEFLKDDTAMLIKASLGMGFAVIIDSIKNI is encoded by the coding sequence ATGGGTAATACTTTATTAAAAGATATAATTGCAGTAACAAAAGAATTAAACTCTAAATGCTCTAAAAATATAGAAGATTTAAATTTAGAATTAGAAATATCAACTGACAGCAGAGATAATTTTGGTGAGAGTAAATTATTTTTAGCAATTAAAGGCGAAAAGTTTGACGGAAATAAATTTGCATTAGAAACTTATAATAAAGGATGCAGATATTTTATTTTAAGCGATGCAAGTATAAAACTTCCAGATGATGCGGTAGTTTTTTATGCTGATGATACAATACTTTTCTTTATAAAACTCGCTAGAGAATATAGAAGAAGATTCAATATACCTGTGATATCAATAACAGGAAGCTGCGGAAAAACCACTACAAAAGAATTAACTCATTTATTTTTATCTACAAAATATAAAGCATTGAAAACAGAAGGCAATTTAAATAATGAAATAGGAGTGCCTAAAACAATATTTAATTTAGATAATAGTTATGAGATAGCAGTTATTGAAGCCGGTATGAATCATAAAAATGAATTATTAAGAATATCTGAAGCTATAGAGGCGAATACTGTTATAATAAATAATGTAGAGCCTGTGCATATTGCCCATTTAGGTTCTATAGAAAATATTGCATTAGCTAAATCAGAGCTTTTTAATCATACTAGAGAAAATGCTAATGCTGTAATTAATAAAAATACTAATTGCTTTGATATATTAAAAAAAGAGGCTAGTAGAAACAATATAAAAAATATAATAGAAGCTGATATAAAAGAAATAATAAAAAAAGATGATAATACATTTGAGTATAAAGGCATAACTTTTAAACATAATTTAATAGGAGATTTTAATTTGCATAATGTTTTATCCGCATTAAAAGCAGCTGAACTCTATAATGTTGATTTACAGAAATGTGCGGATATTTTGATAACTTATGAATCTCAAAAAAACAGAATGCAGATAATTAATATAAAAGGATGCAATGTAATAAATGACTGCTACAATTCAAATCCTGCTGCATTAAAAAATATGATTAAGTTTTTATCTCAAAGAAGAGAATCAAAAAAGATTGCTGTAATAGGTGATATGCTTGAAACAGAAACTGAAAATTCAAGCTATCATAAAGATATAGGAAAAATTATAAATGAATTAAAAAACATTGATACTGTTATAGCAGTTGGAAAGCACTCAAAGGATATTTACGATACAGTTAATTGCGAGAAATATTATTTTGAAAATGCTCAAAGTGCTGTAGATAAAGTAAAAGAGTTTTTGAAAGATGATACTGCAATGTTAATAAAAGCTTCATTGGGTATGGGATTCGCTGTGATAATAGATTCTATAAAAAATATATAA
- a CDS encoding DUF4261 domain-containing protein, producing MNNLIQNNSVIAFILLDDKMFNDFSLQLKKDWNIDITVVSHNNKNTFNIETIDFEYELAPFNVPDNEAEILMNYNDIDNATREKILSHKSFLSIKVNSENTNFKDIALTFSKVCYSIIKVNNVSAVLIGEINLLISKDTYLFEMNEYIKNDKYFPTRLWVRVDVFSDNNGNHAYTEGLKNFGKYEIMAYKTLREVESIIRVLMILSRSIIENNLNLEDGNTMQTDDDYIGMFKFFDNKFIMLEKSLKDINKNQ from the coding sequence ATGAATAATTTAATACAAAATAATTCTGTAATAGCTTTTATATTACTAGATGATAAAATGTTCAATGATTTTTCATTACAATTAAAAAAAGATTGGAATATAGATATAACTGTAGTAAGTCATAATAATAAAAATACATTTAATATTGAAACAATAGATTTTGAATATGAACTTGCTCCATTCAATGTGCCTGATAATGAAGCTGAAATATTGATGAATTATAATGATATAGATAATGCCACAAGAGAAAAAATACTTAGTCATAAATCATTTTTATCAATTAAGGTTAATAGTGAGAATACTAATTTCAAAGATATTGCTTTAACTTTTAGTAAGGTATGTTATTCTATAATAAAAGTAAATAATGTATCTGCAGTTTTGATAGGGGAGATTAATCTTCTTATTTCTAAAGATACTTATTTATTTGAGATGAATGAATATATAAAAAATGATAAATACTTTCCAACTCGTTTATGGGTGAGGGTTGATGTTTTTTCAGATAATAACGGAAATCATGCCTACACTGAAGGACTTAAAAATTTCGGTAAGTATGAGATTATGGCTTATAAAACTTTAAGAGAGGTTGAAAGCATAATCAGGGTATTGATGATATTATCAAGAAGCATTATAGAAAATAATCTTAATCTTGAAGACGGCAATACTATGCAGACAGATGATGATTATATAGGAATGTTTAAATTCTTTGATAATAAATTTATAATGCTTGAAAAGAGTTTAAAAGATATAAATAAAAATCAATAG
- a CDS encoding glycoside hydrolase family 10 protein, with amino-acid sequence MRKLFIFISIFIFYVLSCQKNEIIIPNNLKTMLISDINDDRSLNPLYREFRGAWFSTVNNMDWPIEGKSEEQQKKLALKYLDTLYNNNFNAVFVQVKPDAGVIFPSKINPTTRYFFGKDSTNETDYYPFKTDMLKFIIDEAHKRNLEVHAWFNPYRIAVTYDTNKSYAEQFSKKNFIHVYAYSNNLTPIHWYDNKLYLDPGEPISAKYVIDSIMEVVENYDIDGVHFDDYFYQNMIDDKTYKYWPDETSSSKYASSQGYDPSNTNYDDYGVNGIYAWRRNNINTLVSSIYKEIKSRKPYVKWTISPAGVWRNKEKLSDYNGYEYGSDTQSYNPNFDALHADVLLWMLNGEKTESLKNAAEKDGINKMYVDAIIPQIYWSDKHETAPFDIIADWWIEQAKKSTNGKLADLYVGHPLYKMGRDTNVEPWQDTDLMSKQVDYIRTNGRNYIKGSVFFTMRNMYKDDIHTKGFGYKALNYLKENSYPFKSIIPTMNTMKDLNITPSGLTNLYITNKFNSVEITFTDSGEYKTDKYNCAVEGTSVYYSIYRKDVDEDYIVLIDKIRRTNFNSNSNIVYNDKTANPKKTYIYYITALDRLHNESVPIMITNR; translated from the coding sequence ATGAGAAAGTTATTTATTTTTATATCTATATTTATATTTTATGTTTTATCTTGTCAAAAGAATGAAATAATTATTCCTAATAATTTGAAAACTATGCTTATAAGTGATATTAATGATGATAGAAGTTTAAATCCCTTATATAGAGAATTCAGAGGCGCTTGGTTTTCTACTGTAAATAATATGGATTGGCCTATTGAGGGAAAAAGTGAGGAGCAGCAAAAAAAACTTGCTTTAAAATATTTAGACACATTATACAATAATAATTTTAATGCTGTATTTGTGCAGGTTAAGCCTGATGCTGGTGTAATATTTCCTTCAAAAATAAATCCTACAACTAGATATTTTTTCGGAAAAGATTCTACTAATGAAACAGATTATTATCCTTTTAAAACTGATATGCTTAAATTTATTATAGATGAAGCACATAAAAGAAATTTAGAAGTTCATGCTTGGTTTAATCCTTATAGAATAGCCGTAACTTATGATACTAATAAAAGCTATGCAGAGCAGTTTTCAAAAAAGAATTTCATTCATGTATATGCTTATTCCAACAATTTAACACCTATTCATTGGTATGATAATAAACTTTATTTAGATCCGGGCGAACCTATAAGTGCAAAATATGTGATAGATTCTATCATGGAAGTTGTTGAAAATTATGATATAGACGGGGTGCATTTTGATGATTATTTTTATCAGAATATGATTGATGATAAGACATACAAATATTGGCCTGATGAAACAAGCTCTTCGAAATATGCATCTAGTCAAGGTTATGATCCTTCCAATACAAATTATGATGATTATGGAGTTAATGGGATTTATGCTTGGAGGAGAAATAACATTAATACTCTTGTAAGTTCCATATATAAAGAAATAAAATCAAGAAAACCTTATGTAAAATGGACTATATCTCCTGCGGGAGTTTGGAGAAATAAAGAAAAACTTTCAGATTATAATGGTTATGAATATGGAAGCGATACTCAGTCTTATAATCCTAATTTTGATGCTTTGCATGCTGATGTACTTTTATGGATGCTTAATGGCGAGAAAACTGAATCATTAAAAAATGCCGCTGAAAAAGACGGAATAAATAAAATGTATGTTGATGCTATAATACCGCAGATTTATTGGAGTGATAAGCATGAGACTGCTCCTTTTGACATTATAGCTGATTGGTGGATTGAACAGGCTAAAAAGTCCACTAATGGTAAATTGGCAGATTTATATGTAGGACATCCTCTTTATAAAATGGGCAGGGATACAAATGTAGAGCCTTGGCAGGATACAGATTTGATGTCAAAACAGGTTGATTATATAAGGACTAATGGAAGAAATTATATAAAAGGTTCTGTATTTTTTACTATGAGAAATATGTATAAAGATGATATTCATACAAAAGGTTTTGGTTATAAAGCTTTGAATTATTTAAAAGAAAATAGTTATCCTTTTAAATCTATAATACCTACTATGAACACTATGAAAGATTTAAATATTACACCTTCAGGTTTAACTAATCTTTATATAACAAATAAATTCAATAGTGTAGAAATCACTTTCACAGATTCAGGAGAATACAAAACTGATAAATATAATTGTGCTGTAGAAGGTACAAGCGTTTATTATTCTATATACAGAAAAGATGTTGATGAAGATTATATAGTTTTGATTGATAAAATAAGAAGAACTAATTTCAATTCTAATTCTAACATAGTATATAATGATAAAACTGCAAATCCTAAAAAAACTTATATTTATTATATTACTGCTTTAGATAGGCTTCATAATGAGAGCGTGCCTATTATGATTACAAATAGATAA